Within the Candidatus Ozemobacteraceae bacterium genome, the region GATGACGACGTTTTTCCGATAGGTCATGATCATGCCGCCGATGGCGGCGAGAGCGACGGCGGCGCAAATGCTGCCGAGTTTCACGAAGCTGAAGAAACAGAGGAGCCGGTGCCCGGCCACGATCTGCCACGCCATGCAAAGGCCCGCCAGGATGAAGGCGAAACCCAGAGCGGAACAGCCGCGGGACGTTCTGAACACGACGTCGATCGGACAGTTGTCTTCGATCTTCATACCTTTCAAAAAACTCAGGAATGTCATTCTCAATGCTCCGCTCTCATCGATTTTATAAATGTATTCAACTTCGAAAGTAGGCGGATAGTATCAGATTTATTTGCATTGAGTCAACGCTTTTTGCCATTGAAAATGGCGTACCCCGGGACTTTCGCGCTCTATATATGTTTTAGATGAATATTATTTTCCGTGTACATCTTATTCGGCTCCCGCAGAGGTTTTCCTGAAATATTTAAGGCCGGATTTTTCATCCGGCCTTTTGCAACGCCTCGAGTACGGTTGTCTGTACATATTTAAAAGCTTTTCCAGTTCAGACTCCGCGTAAGCAAGTGTACACATCCGGGATCCGTCTCGCGATTCCACGATTCAACGAGATCCTGGTGAGACACGGTCGGAATTCCCAGACGGTGCAGAACGAACGTCGCCAGCCCGACTCCGGCGATGGGCTTTCCGCCGAAACTGCCGTCATACACCCGATGTACCCCGCACGACGGGCTCCGCTCCGAGAGAATAGCCCCGTCGGCGGTGAGCGTCCGGGCAATGTGGCCCGCGGCTTCCGCGCCTGCGACGAACGGTCTCGTCACGTCCGCCCCGTCGATCGCGAGGACGCGCGTGCGGCCGGCCAGAACCGATTCGGCGCTTCCCTGGAGTTCGGAGGGAAGCCTCGGCGTCGGCAGTCCGCCGAGCTGCTCGGGACAGACCGGAACAAAAACGATGCCCGCCGCTTTCGCGGCAGGCACCAGTCTGCAGAAGTGGGATTCCCAGGCCGGATGGAATGTTCCCTTGTAGTTGCTCGCTACGCCAAGAAGGCAGGCGCTGACGAGGATGATCCGGCCTGGCACGGAGAATCGCCCATCAATGGCCGAGAGCGGTCGGGAAACTTCGAAGCATGTAGATCAGCGAAGGACCGATCAGCCACACGAAGATGCTCGGGAAGACGAAGACGACGAGCGGAATGAGAAGCTTGACCGGGAGCTGGTTGACACGCTCTTCGGCCTGGATCATCCGTTGATACCGCATCTGCTCGGCCTGGGCGCGGAGGGTGGGCCCGATTTCCGCGCCGAGGCGCTGTGCCTGGATCAGCGAACTGACGAAGGCGAAGAACGACAGCACCTGGACCCGGTCGGCCATCTCGGTCAGGGCCTCCTCGAGACTTTTCCCGTATTTGATGTCCGCCAGGAACATCTGGAACTCGATGACGATGTCCGTCGGGCGGGATTTTTCGACGATCTTCTGCATGCCGCCGATCAGATCGA harbors:
- a CDS encoding DUF523 domain-containing protein is translated as MPGRIILVSACLLGVASNYKGTFHPAWESHFCRLVPAAKAAGIVFVPVCPEQLGGLPTPRLPSELQGSAESVLAGRTRVLAIDGADVTRPFVAGAEAAGHIARTLTADGAILSERSPSCGVHRVYDGSFGGKPIAGVGLATFVLHRLGIPTVSHQDLVESWNRETDPGCVHLLTRSLNWKSF